From Hymenobacter sedentarius, a single genomic window includes:
- the carB gene encoding carbamoyl-phosphate synthase (glutamine-hydrolyzing) large subunit, translating into MNKPNKVLILGSGALKIGEAGEFDYSGSQALKALKEEGIRTILINPNIATVQTSDNIADDVYFLPVTPFFVEEVIKKERPDGILVAFGGQTALNCAVALYRGGVFEKYNVKVLGTPVQSIIDTEDRDIFKEKLEQIGVLSARSVAVTTMDDALAAAEKIGFPIIVRAAFALGGLGSGFANNMDELRTLAQKSFTTSDQILVEESLKGWKEVEYEVVRDQYDNCITVCNMENFDPIGIHTGESIVVAPSQTLSNREYHKLRTIGIKTIRHLGIVGECNIQYALDPVSEDYRVIEVNARLSRSSALASKATGYPLAFVAAKLSLGYSLSELKNSVTQTTSAFFEPALDYVVVKLPRWDLGKFEGVNRQIGSAMKSVGEVMAIGKSFEEAIQKGLRMLDTGKRGFVANKPENIDAATIDKLLSEPNEERIFAINDAFEAGYTLEQVHALTRIDHWFLQRLYTIFQLSNKLAEGRANGLDGLETGLLRDLKKSGFSDQQIAVKLLGEGDVKADELLVRARRKALGVLPVIKQIDTLAAEFPAKTNYLYSTYHGTENDLEPETNKSVVVLGSGVYRIGSSVEFDWCGVQAVQTAAEEGYKTIIINYNPETVSTDYDMSDRLYFEELSYERVMDILDFEQPTGVILSTGGQIPNNLATRLEEANAPILGTTAASIDQAENRHKFSSIMDELGIAQPRWKELTSLNAMFDFVKEVGFPVLIRPSYVLSGAAMNVVSNNFELEEFLKAAKEVSDEYPVVVSEFIQEAKEIELDAVADHGEIVSYAISEHVEFAGVHSGDATMYYPPQRVYVGTIRKLKIIAEKIAKRYEISGPFNIQFLEKNGQIRVIECNIRASRSYPFVSKVSGNNLIKKATQVLLGKKVARDESERVYDLPFVGVKAPQFSFTRLPGADPVLRVDMVSTGEVGCLGDTAEEALLKSMLSVGYKIPQKSVLISGGPIISKVALLAPTEMLVKKGYTIYATQGTHRFFAENGVPSSLVYWPDELQEPNVLTYLKEKKIDLVINIPKNLSKGELDNDYKIRRTAVDFGVPLLTNARLAKAFIQAFCTLEMKDLKIKSWNEYKAM; encoded by the coding sequence ATGAACAAACCCAACAAAGTTCTCATCCTCGGTTCCGGCGCGCTGAAAATTGGCGAAGCCGGGGAATTCGATTATTCCGGCTCGCAAGCCCTCAAGGCGTTGAAAGAGGAAGGCATCCGCACCATCCTCATCAACCCCAACATTGCCACCGTGCAGACGTCTGACAACATTGCCGACGACGTGTACTTCCTGCCCGTGACGCCCTTCTTCGTGGAGGAAGTCATCAAAAAGGAAAGGCCCGACGGCATTCTGGTTGCCTTCGGTGGCCAAACGGCGCTGAACTGCGCTGTGGCCCTGTACCGCGGTGGCGTGTTTGAGAAGTACAACGTGAAGGTGCTGGGCACGCCCGTGCAGTCCATCATCGACACCGAGGACCGGGATATTTTCAAGGAGAAGCTCGAGCAGATTGGCGTGCTTTCGGCCCGCAGCGTGGCCGTGACGACGATGGACGACGCGCTAGCGGCGGCCGAGAAAATCGGCTTCCCCATCATCGTGCGGGCGGCGTTTGCGCTGGGTGGCCTGGGCAGCGGCTTCGCCAATAACATGGACGAACTGCGGACCCTAGCCCAGAAATCCTTCACGACTTCCGACCAGATTCTGGTGGAAGAGTCGCTGAAAGGCTGGAAGGAAGTGGAGTACGAAGTAGTGCGTGACCAGTACGATAACTGCATCACGGTCTGCAACATGGAGAACTTCGACCCCATCGGCATTCACACCGGCGAGAGCATCGTGGTGGCCCCGTCGCAGACGCTCAGCAACCGCGAGTACCACAAGCTGCGCACCATCGGCATCAAAACCATCCGCCATTTGGGCATCGTGGGCGAGTGCAACATTCAATACGCGCTGGACCCCGTTTCGGAAGACTACCGCGTGATTGAGGTGAATGCGCGCCTTTCCCGCTCCTCGGCACTCGCTTCTAAAGCCACGGGTTACCCGCTGGCGTTTGTGGCGGCCAAGCTGAGCTTGGGCTACTCACTGTCGGAGCTAAAAAACAGCGTGACGCAGACCACCTCGGCGTTTTTCGAGCCGGCCCTGGACTACGTGGTGGTAAAGCTGCCGCGTTGGGACCTGGGCAAGTTTGAGGGCGTGAACCGGCAAATTGGCAGCGCCATGAAAAGCGTGGGCGAGGTCATGGCCATCGGCAAATCCTTCGAGGAAGCCATCCAAAAGGGCCTGCGCATGCTAGACACCGGCAAGCGCGGTTTCGTGGCCAACAAACCTGAGAACATCGATGCCGCGACCATTGACAAGCTGCTTAGCGAGCCCAATGAGGAGCGCATCTTCGCCATCAACGACGCCTTTGAAGCCGGCTACACGCTGGAGCAAGTGCACGCCCTGACGCGCATTGACCATTGGTTTCTGCAGCGCCTGTACACCATTTTCCAGCTCAGCAACAAGCTCGCCGAAGGACGCGCCAACGGCCTTGATGGCCTGGAAACTGGGCTGCTACGCGACCTTAAGAAATCCGGCTTCTCCGACCAGCAAATCGCGGTAAAGCTGCTGGGCGAAGGCGACGTAAAAGCCGATGAGTTGCTGGTGCGCGCCCGTCGCAAGGCGCTGGGTGTGCTGCCCGTCATCAAGCAGATTGACACGCTGGCGGCCGAATTCCCGGCCAAAACCAACTACCTCTACAGCACCTACCACGGCACCGAAAACGACCTGGAGCCCGAAACCAACAAGTCTGTCGTGGTGCTGGGCTCGGGCGTATACCGCATCGGCAGCTCCGTGGAGTTCGACTGGTGTGGCGTGCAAGCCGTGCAAACCGCTGCCGAGGAAGGATACAAAACCATCATCATCAACTACAACCCCGAAACGGTCAGCACCGACTATGACATGAGCGACCGGCTCTACTTCGAGGAGTTAAGCTACGAGCGGGTGATGGACATCCTGGACTTTGAGCAGCCAACTGGCGTGATTCTCTCCACCGGCGGCCAGATTCCCAACAACCTGGCCACTCGCCTGGAAGAGGCCAACGCGCCCATTCTGGGCACCACCGCGGCCAGCATCGACCAGGCTGAGAACCGCCACAAGTTTTCCAGCATTATGGACGAGTTGGGCATCGCCCAACCCCGCTGGAAAGAGCTGACTTCGCTGAACGCCATGTTCGACTTCGTAAAAGAAGTAGGTTTCCCGGTGCTCATCCGGCCTTCCTACGTACTGTCGGGCGCGGCCATGAACGTGGTTTCCAACAACTTTGAGCTGGAGGAATTCCTGAAAGCCGCCAAGGAAGTGAGCGACGAATACCCCGTGGTCGTTTCAGAATTCATTCAGGAAGCCAAGGAAATCGAGCTGGACGCGGTAGCCGACCACGGCGAAATCGTTAGCTATGCCATTTCCGAGCACGTGGAGTTTGCCGGCGTGCACTCCGGCGACGCCACCATGTACTACCCGCCCCAACGGGTGTACGTGGGCACCATCCGTAAGCTGAAAATCATCGCCGAAAAGATTGCCAAGCGCTACGAAATCAGCGGCCCGTTCAACATCCAGTTCCTGGAGAAAAACGGCCAAATCCGTGTGATTGAGTGCAACATCCGGGCCTCGCGCAGCTACCCGTTCGTGTCGAAAGTATCGGGCAACAACCTCATCAAAAAAGCTACCCAGGTACTATTAGGCAAGAAAGTAGCGCGCGACGAAAGCGAGCGGGTCTACGACCTGCCCTTCGTGGGCGTGAAGGCCCCGCAGTTCTCCTTCACCCGCCTGCCCGGCGCCGACCCGGTGCTGCGCGTCGATATGGTGAGCACCGGCGAAGTCGGCTGTCTGGGCGACACCGCCGAGGAAGCCTTGCTGAAATCAATGCTGAGCGTGGGCTACAAAATCCCGCAGAAATCGGTGCTCATTTCCGGCGGCCCCATCATCTCCAAAGTGGCTCTGCTCGCGCCCACCGAGATGCTCGTGAAAAAAGGCTACACCATTTACGCCACGCAAGGCACGCACCGCTTCTTTGCCGAAAACGGCGTACCCAGCAGCCTAGTCTACTGGCCTGATGAGCTGCAGGAGCCCAACGTGCTGACCTATCTGAAGGAGAAGAAAATCGACCTGGTCATCAACATCCCCAAAAACCTCTCGAAAGGCGAGTTGGACAACGACTATAAAATCCGCCGCACGGCCGTAGACTTTGGGGTTCCGCTGCTGACCAATGCGCGGCTGGCGAAGGCGTTTATCCAGGCCTTCTGCACGCTGGAGATGAAGGACTTGAAGATCAAGAGCTGGAACGAGTATAAGGCGATGTAA
- a CDS encoding N-acetylornithine carbamoyltransferase, which yields MKNFTSFADAGDYKALLQQALKIKANPYGFQHVGKNKTVGLIFFNPSLRTRLSSVKAAYNLGAQAWVLNAGADSWTLEMADGAVMNGGTQEHIKDAIAVMSQYCDVLGVRTFPTLKDRDEDYQEVVFNKILQYATVPVISLESATLHPLQSFADLITVAETKQKERVKVVLTWAPHVRALPQCVPNSFCDWFSEIDWVDFVITHPEGYELDPKFTKGARIEYDQRKALEGADYVQAKNWSSYQQYGQLLQNDPAWMLTPRHMAYTNDAKFLHCLPVRRNVEVSDAVLDAPGSLIIQEAGNRTISMQTVLHELLK from the coding sequence ATGAAAAACTTCACCTCTTTCGCCGATGCTGGCGACTACAAAGCCCTGTTGCAGCAAGCCCTGAAAATCAAGGCCAATCCCTACGGCTTCCAGCACGTCGGCAAGAATAAAACCGTCGGCCTCATCTTCTTTAACCCCAGCCTGCGCACCCGCCTCAGTTCGGTGAAGGCAGCCTACAACCTGGGCGCCCAGGCCTGGGTGCTCAACGCCGGCGCCGACTCCTGGACCCTGGAAATGGCCGACGGGGCGGTGATGAACGGCGGCACCCAGGAGCACATCAAGGACGCCATCGCAGTGATGAGCCAGTACTGCGACGTGCTCGGCGTGCGCACCTTCCCCACCCTCAAAGACCGCGACGAGGATTACCAGGAAGTCGTGTTCAATAAGATTCTACAATACGCCACCGTGCCCGTCATCAGCCTGGAAAGCGCGACCCTACATCCCCTGCAGTCGTTTGCTGACCTCATCACGGTGGCCGAAACCAAGCAGAAGGAGCGCGTGAAAGTGGTCCTCACCTGGGCCCCGCACGTGCGCGCCCTGCCCCAGTGCGTGCCCAATTCCTTCTGCGACTGGTTTTCGGAAATCGACTGGGTGGATTTCGTCATTACCCACCCCGAAGGCTACGAGTTGGACCCCAAGTTCACAAAAGGAGCCCGCATCGAATACGACCAGCGCAAAGCCCTAGAAGGAGCCGACTACGTGCAGGCCAAGAACTGGAGCAGCTACCAGCAATACGGCCAGTTGCTCCAGAACGACCCCGCGTGGATGCTCACACCCCGGCACATGGCTTACACCAACGACGCCAAATTCCTACACTGCCTGCCCGTGCGCCGCAACGTGGAAGTCTCCGACGCCGTGCTCGACGCGCCGGGCTCGCTCATCATCCAGGAAGCCGGCAACCGCACCATTTCCATGCAAACTGTGCTGCACGAGCTGCTAAAGTAG
- a CDS encoding MOSC domain-containing protein, with amino-acid sequence MSDALTLTGLYLYPVKSLGGYAVPEADVTARGLRYDRRWLLVDERNRFMTQRQQPELALLTVAPAYNGFLISHRQRPDLLPLFVPFEATPERTLFVTIWDDMAWAWRATPEADEWMAEALGRPCRLVYMSDMVRRDVEPDFNPEGQLVSFADAYPFVLIGEAALADLNARLAQPVPMNRFRPNLVFGGGVAYEDDNWADFHIGTVPFRAVRGCGRCVLTTIDQQTAIKNPVGDPLRTLFTYRQVDNNAMFGQNVTGYGSGRLRVGDALTVLSYK; translated from the coding sequence ATGTCCGACGCGCTAACCCTGACCGGCCTCTATCTGTACCCCGTGAAATCCCTGGGGGGCTACGCCGTGCCCGAAGCCGACGTAACGGCCCGCGGCTTGCGGTACGACCGCCGCTGGCTGCTGGTGGACGAACGCAACCGCTTTATGACCCAGCGGCAGCAGCCGGAGCTGGCGTTGCTAACCGTGGCGCCTGCTTATAATGGCTTCCTCATCAGCCACCGCCAGCGGCCCGACTTGCTGCCCTTGTTTGTGCCATTTGAGGCCACGCCCGAGCGCACGCTGTTCGTGACCATTTGGGACGACATGGCCTGGGCCTGGCGCGCCACGCCCGAAGCCGACGAGTGGATGGCCGAGGCCCTGGGCCGCCCCTGCCGGCTGGTGTACATGTCCGACATGGTGCGCCGCGACGTGGAGCCCGACTTCAACCCCGAAGGCCAACTGGTGAGCTTCGCCGATGCCTACCCCTTTGTGCTCATCGGCGAGGCTGCCCTGGCCGATTTGAACGCCCGCCTTGCCCAGCCAGTGCCCATGAACCGCTTCCGGCCCAACCTCGTGTTTGGGGGCGGCGTGGCGTACGAAGACGATAATTGGGCTGATTTTCATATTGGCACCGTGCCTTTCCGGGCTGTGCGCGGGTGCGGTCGCTGCGTGCTCACCACCATCGACCAGCAAACCGCCATCAAAAACCCCGTGGGCGACCCGCTGCGCACCCTGTTCACCTACCGCCAGGTGGATAACAACGCCATGTTTGGCCAAAACGTGACCGGGTATGGTTCCGGCCGCCTGCGGGTAGGCGACGCGCTAACGGTGCTCAGCTACAAGTAA
- a CDS encoding DUF2461 domain-containing protein codes for MELDFLLDFLAQLAANNTTAWMADHRPAYLRARAACTELVRQVLAQAAATDPDLVGLTTADVMFRLHKNDRAHRDPEPYKRRMGAGLKLGGRHAPRAGYFLAIQPGGRSWLGAGTFHPTPAMLAAIRQEIHYNGAEFHRLRQAPPLVQYFPEGVVTTGPQLTRPPRGYSADDPDLAWLRLKTYGVGRFYSDAEVIAPDFVANVLAGIAAARPLVDFFNEALPIAELQ; via the coding sequence ATGGAACTGGACTTTCTGCTCGACTTTCTGGCCCAACTCGCGGCCAACAACACCACGGCCTGGATGGCGGACCACCGCCCCGCCTACCTGCGGGCCCGCGCCGCCTGCACCGAACTAGTGCGCCAGGTACTGGCCCAGGCCGCTGCCACCGACCCCGACCTAGTGGGCCTGACCACGGCTGATGTTATGTTTCGGCTGCATAAGAACGACCGCGCCCACCGCGACCCCGAGCCTTACAAGCGCCGCATGGGCGCGGGGCTGAAGCTCGGCGGCCGCCACGCGCCGCGGGCGGGGTATTTCCTGGCCATTCAGCCCGGTGGGCGGAGCTGGCTGGGGGCCGGCACTTTCCACCCTACCCCAGCCATGCTGGCGGCCATCCGGCAGGAGATTCATTACAACGGCGCCGAATTTCACCGGCTGCGGCAGGCGCCGCCCCTGGTGCAGTACTTTCCGGAAGGAGTGGTCACCACGGGGCCTCAGCTCACCCGGCCGCCGCGCGGCTACTCGGCCGACGACCCGGACCTAGCCTGGCTGCGGCTCAAGACCTACGGGGTGGGCCGCTTTTATTCCGATGCCGAAGTGATAGCGCCAGATTTTGTGGCCAACGTGTTAGCAGGCATTGCCGCGGCCCGGCCCTTAGTCGACTTTTTCAATGAAGCCCTGCCAATTGCTGAACTTCAATAG
- a CDS encoding deoxynucleoside kinase: MHIAIVGNIGAGKTTLAHKLAQHFRWEVFLEDVDDNPYLKDFYHDMPRWAFHLQVYFLNGRFRQTQRIKELQKAGKGIIQDRTIYEDAHIFAANLHESGLLETRDYNNYYALFESMVDLVAPPDLVLYLRADLPKLISQIEKRGRDYENTISIEYLKNLNEHYEKWIGTYCAGRHLIVDVSELDYVRNPEDLGTIIDKINNTLFGLF; this comes from the coding sequence ATGCACATTGCCATCGTCGGCAACATTGGGGCCGGTAAAACCACGCTGGCCCATAAGTTGGCCCAGCATTTTCGCTGGGAAGTATTTTTGGAAGACGTGGACGACAATCCTTACCTGAAGGATTTTTACCACGACATGCCCCGCTGGGCGTTCCACCTCCAGGTGTATTTTCTCAACGGCCGCTTCCGCCAGACCCAGCGCATCAAAGAGCTGCAGAAGGCCGGCAAAGGCATCATTCAGGACCGCACCATCTACGAAGACGCCCACATCTTCGCGGCCAACCTGCACGAATCGGGCCTGCTCGAAACGCGCGACTATAACAACTACTATGCGTTGTTTGAGTCGATGGTGGACCTGGTGGCACCGCCCGATTTGGTGCTCTACCTGCGCGCCGACCTGCCCAAGCTCATCAGCCAGATTGAGAAGCGCGGCCGCGACTACGAGAACACCATCAGCATCGAGTACCTCAAAAACCTCAACGAGCACTACGAGAAGTGGATTGGCACCTACTGTGCCGGCCGCCACCTCATCGTGGACGTGAGCGAGCTCGACTACGTGCGCAACCCCGAAGACCTCGGCACCATCATCGACAAGATAAATAACACGCTCTTCGGCCTGTTCTAG
- a CDS encoding GNAT family N-acetyltransferase — translation MTSDAPTAPPRIEPATLNDIPTIIQLAEATWEPTYRFIISREQIDYMYRVIYTPASLKRQMAEQHHSFLLAYVAGEPAGFASFSPQPAEEDGEAGYKLHKIYVLPTRQGQGLGVHLIEAVENAAREAGGKFLDLNVNRYNPAIAFYERRGFARHREVDVPIGPYFMNDYIMRKEL, via the coding sequence ATGACTTCTGACGCCCCTACCGCGCCGCCGCGCATTGAGCCCGCCACGCTCAACGACATCCCGACGATTATTCAGCTGGCCGAGGCTACCTGGGAGCCCACGTACCGGTTCATCATCTCGCGCGAGCAGATTGATTACATGTACCGCGTCATCTACACGCCGGCCTCGCTCAAGCGGCAGATGGCCGAGCAGCACCATTCGTTTCTGCTGGCGTACGTAGCTGGCGAGCCGGCCGGGTTTGCGTCCTTCAGCCCCCAGCCCGCCGAGGAGGATGGGGAAGCCGGCTACAAGCTGCACAAAATATACGTGCTGCCCACTCGGCAAGGCCAGGGCTTGGGCGTGCACCTCATCGAGGCCGTAGAAAACGCGGCCCGCGAAGCCGGCGGCAAGTTCCTGGACTTGAACGTGAACCGCTACAACCCCGCCATTGCCTTTTACGAGCGGCGCGGGTTTGCCCGCCACCGCGAGGTCGACGTACCCATTGGGCCCTATTTCATGAACGACTACATAATGAGAAAAGAGTTATGA
- a CDS encoding CDGSH iron-sulfur domain-containing protein encodes MPTKITVLSNGSLRVEGEDIEIVDAEGQPYGLGGRQRVSICRCGLSKQKPFCDGSHKGHFEHAAVAFDLPAPKV; translated from the coding sequence ATGCCCACCAAAATCACCGTTCTTTCCAATGGCTCCCTCCGCGTAGAGGGCGAAGACATTGAAATAGTTGACGCCGAAGGCCAGCCGTACGGGCTGGGCGGCCGCCAGCGCGTCAGCATCTGCCGCTGCGGCCTGTCGAAGCAAAAGCCTTTCTGCGACGGCTCGCACAAAGGCCATTTTGAGCACGCCGCCGTGGCGTTTGATTTGCCCGCGCCCAAGGTTTAG